The Manduca sexta isolate Smith_Timp_Sample1 chromosome 9, JHU_Msex_v1.0, whole genome shotgun sequence genome segment GCAGCATGTCCTCGCACTTGCGTCTCACTCTCCCACCCTCTCCTTCGTTAATCTTGCCCCCAGCTTCGTCTATAGCTTGCTTAACTCCATAGATATATGATTCCAATTTATTTCTCGCTACAACTCGCTCTATCTGCCTATCATCATCCTCTTTAAACTTTTCAGCGTCAGAAAGCATACGATCTATATCAGATTGGGATAGTCTTCCTTTATCATTCTTgatgataatgtttttacttttccTGTGCTATTCTCCTTCGCTGACACGTTAAGGATACCGTTAGCATCTAAATCAAAAGTGACGTCAATTTGTGGAACTCCTCGCGGGGCTGGTGGTATACCTGTTAAATCAAAAGTTCCCAGCAAATTATTGTCTTTAGTCATAGCACGTTCCCCTTCATACACTTGAACAGTGACTGCTGGCTGGTTATCGGAGTACGTGGTGAAGGTCTGCGAATGCTTGCAAGGTATCTTAGCATTACGTTCCACAATTTTAGCCATTACTCCACCAGCAGTCTCAATGCCCAATGAAAGTGGTGCAACATCTACTAACAGCACATCCTTGATCTTTGAATGCCGGTTTCCACTCAATATAGCGGCTTGGACAGCAGCACCATAAGCCACAGCTTCATCCGGATTAATAGACAAATTAAGTTTCTTGCCATTGAAAAAGTTTTGCAACAAATTCTGGATTTTGGGTATACGAGTTGAACACTCCCACTCAAGACTATATCATTGATAGAACTTTTGTCTAGTTTAGCATCTTTTAGTGCCTTCTCCACGGGCTCTAATGTCACTCTAAATAGATCTGAATTAAGTTCTTCAAACCGAGCTCGAGAGACGCGTGAGAAGAAGTCAATTCCTTCATACAAAGCATCTATTTCAATGGATGCTTCGGTGCTAGAGGATAGAGTTCTTTTTGCCCGTTCGGCAGCAGTACGAAGACGTCTAAGAGCTTTAGAATTGTTTCTAATATCTTTCTTATGCTTTCTTTTGAATTCATCAGCTAAGAAATTTACTAAGCGACTATCAAAATCTTCGCCACCGAGATGGGTGTCTCCAGCTGTAGCTTTAACTTCAAATAAAGATCCTTCATCAATAGTAAGTATTGATACGTCAAAGTACCACCTCCAAGATCAAAAATAAGGACGTTTCTCTCGCCTTTCAAATCTTTATCGAGTCCATAAGCTAAAGCAGCTGCTGTAGGCtcgtttattattcttaatacgTGTAAGCCTGCAATCGCCCCAGCATCTTTGGTAGCTTGCCTTTGAGAATCATTAAAGTAAGCTGGAACTGTAATTACTGCGTCTTTAACTGCCGAACCTAAGTATGCCTCTGCTATGTCCTTCATTTTAGTTAGAACCATGCTACTGATCTCTTCAGGGGCGAAACGCTTCAACTTTCCTTTATACTCTACTTGTATCTTGGGCTTACCACCATCATTGACAACTTTAAAAGGCCAATGTTTGATGTCTTGTTGGATCTTTGGATCATCATATTTCCGACCTATTAAACGTTTTGCATCAAAAATGGTGTTGCTTGGATTAAGCGCAACCTGATTCTTCGCAGCATCACCAATAAGACGTTCTGAATCTGTAAAGGCTACATAGGATGGTGTGGTACGGTTACCCTGGTCGTTTGCAATTATATCCACATTCCCATGCTGCCAAACACCCACACAAGAATATGTAGTTCCTAAATCTATTCCAACAGCtggcattatttttatgttttctccTTTTTCAATAATTCTTTGACAGTTAATTTGCTGAAATTTTTTTACGatagttttcaaattttaaataggtGTCATTTCATTCGAACTGCTGTGAGAGCCAGTTATGACCCATTACACATagctagaaaaaaaaactacataattatTCCTCCACACATTATTTTGTCTAATTCGTATTATTTCATGTCATAAAGTATAAGAAGGCTGTATGTTACAATATTCCATTAGTACAAAAACAAGTATGAAAAACACCACTTGTCAATGGTAATGTCAAATGTTTGTCATGCAAAGcgtcaaatataaacaaaacatattttcaccTCTTACATTTAGATTACAGTCTTGTGTGTGTATTTTCACCTCAAAACTCAAGTTTGTGGTATTACAAAGGCATAAATTTGCAAACACACTTGCATAACGCAGACCAAGTTAATGGTGATACACGAATTGAATTATACAAGTATCTTTACTGACTGATGAATACATAACCTAAAAATCGTATATTGTAACTCACAAAACGTGTTATTAAGTTAAAATGCGATACGCTCAATTAGTTGTCGGTCCTGCCGGCAGTGGAAAGGTAAACAATATACTAAATTACCACTTTTTGGAACAAAATTCTAATCAACTTTCCAAACTAATGACTAAAAACATTGCTCAACTTGAGAACGAAACTAACAAATTTATCTGTACCCAACATACCTTATAcaatataagctatttttaatattagatactGTTTTATGATACTTTACTTCAATTTAAACATAAGACGTATTGtattgtgtcaaaaaattatattacttaattacattCTGCTAACACGGATTGTAATAAACTCTATATTTCTCGCAATATATAAAATCCGCATCAAATTAATTTTCCAGTCAACCTACTGTTCGACAATAGTAAAGCATGCAAATGACTCCAAGAGGATAGTGGAGGTTGTGAATCTGGACCCAGCTGCAGAGCACTTTGACTATGAGCCGCTGGTAGACATCCGCGAGCTCATCCACCTCGACGACGCCATGGAGGACGAGGAGCTTCAGTTTGGACCTAACGGTGGACTTGTGTTTTGTATTGAGTGAGttgctattatataaattttacaaacatacaaacaattttGTAACTATCATTAAGTGGTAACTCACAAAAACtccaaatacaaaatgcatCATGAACCATGGGACAAAAAGGAAACTGTTAACTGACAACAATTTTTAAACACTCAGAATTATATTAGCCAAGTTTCTATAAAATCATTTGATAATACTGTAGTAGAATTTTTAGTTAATTCAGTTCTAACAAACTTCAATTCCCAATCTATACTAAACTTATAAGATCAGCatttaacaatttcaattaaacttgCTCTGTTTTATATTGAAACACATACAATCTTCCAGAACTCTCTTAGAGAATTGTGACTGGCTGGAAGAGCAGCTCGGTGATGTGGATGACGACTACATACTGTTTGACTGTCCAGGACAGATAGAGCTATACACACACCTGCCTGTTATGAGGAAGCTGGTGGACCAGCTGCAGCGGTGGAACTTCAGGATATGTGTTGTATTCATGGTTGACTCACAGTTCATGATTGACGGGGCTAAGTTTTTATCAGGTtggttgatttttttacatttatagattatatattttaactcatactattatcttcaaagaGGTATGAGATATGATGGAGTATAGTAATTATAGAGTGCTCAGTTTACGAAAATTTTAgagtaaaatcttttttatgtagatagataattttatttttgtactggtTTTAGGCACAATGGCTGCACTCAGTGTTATGGTGAATCTAGAATTGCCACACGTAAATATACTCACGAAAATGGACCTTCTCACCAAGACAGCAAGGAACCAGATAGACAGGTAAGCATGTACCATATTTATAACTCAAAGAATCACCTGattaaaatcaatcaaatacCATAGACACGATACCTTCATACAATTGTTGATGCTAACCATACATATGAGAATTACATGCTAGCAATAGACTTATTGTTCATGTATCATATCAATTATTTTGCTCTGTTTTCTATAGCAAAGAAAGGCTTTATAGTGACCACGGCCCTAGTCTATTCATTTGTTCAAGACATACCCACAGTTTGCCCAACCTTGGCACTGAATCCCAGAACTTTCTATTCACAACCTTATATGCTGCTTATGAACCattatatagttattaataaatcatttttattccagTTACTTAGATCCAGATCCCCATATCCTTCTAACAGACATGAGGAATGCTAAATCAAAGTGGCACGAGAAATACGCGAAGCTCACAGAAGCCATTGGTCAAGTTATAGAGAATTTCAGCCTAGTTCGGTTCTACCCGCTTAACATCAAAGATGAGGAGAGCATAGATAACATACTGCTGACCATAGACAACATAATACAATATGGCGAGGGATGCGGATGTCAAGATACGAGACTTTGATGAGCCTGATCCAgaaaatgatgatgaataaagctgtttttgtgatattttttgttttattactactTTCTTACAGAGTACTGACTTCTGTAGCATAAAGTATTTAACTTAGTTTTAACAACCGGTCACTAATCTGCAATCTAGACAAACATGTTGGAAAACACATACAAAATGTTGCTCCATGGAAAAGTCCTTGCATGCCACAGGCCATAAATAATACTGTCAATAAACCACACAATTCAAATTAACATTGATaatgttgttatttaaattaaagttgaaattttGATTGTACAAGCATGAAGTTTTCCATCAAGCATGAGACTAACTCATGACATCATTAgccatataaaaattaacaatcaaataaaacaattaaattcaataatgaaCTTTATTTCACAAACAAACTTCCAACTAGGGTGTATATTTCAGTTACATTATTCTAAATAACACAAATGGCCATATctgaaagtaataaattatatatcttCCTTACATTGCCCCGCCCAAACATATTACACCTATATTGCAGTAGTAGTCAACTATTTATTCAGGAGCCTAGATCATTACctatccaaataaataaaatactcacaGTGCTGATATGACAGTACCCATCTTCCTAGACTTGGTTTGACAACCAGATATGAGAAATTATTTATGGATCCCGGACCTTCTTAATACTAAACCAATACATAAGATTCAAAGCTGCCAGAACCTCCTATGTAAAGAGAAATAACATGACTAACGTATGACTGACGTCAGTACAGTGTGAAGTGAGGAACATCTTTTTTTCTTGAACACCTTTTTCATTACTGAATACAACTGTAGCTATTCACTTTCCCACTAATATCGATTCCAAAAATGACAACTTTTAGAGCATTATCATTTAAGTTATCCAAAAAATTTGTCCGAATATTGCGTCACTCGTGTTTCAAGTCTGCGACGCCACTCGTGACAAACTTCAGATCGATCGTAATCAACGGTAATTTACTACTTTCAGATGTccgattttatataatataaaatactatgcAGTGAGCTTGGCTGATAAAGCCTTGCCCTCTTAGAGGCAAAATGCATTGCAATATGTtgcaaatatatacttatactacACTTCATACATCAAGAACAGATCCAaagtttactatttttattttttcaataggATATACACACTGCCGATTGGTTTATCTGAATACGGATAAGACATAACAGTCTGATTCAAtcgttagtttttttattttgaatgcaGGTTTTACTATTGCAAaactattacatatatttacaaacGCACATCACGCATTAATCCCTAAAGGGGTAGGGAGAGGTACAACCAGCGCACCTCCTTTTAGTCGTGTttgttccgacccatgatgtgatagggggtgagcgtattgccatatcaggctcagattccagactgatactgagcaaaaaaaaacaatatgatttTGCCCAACCAAGGACCTCAGAGTGATGGTTGTAGCGCGCATGCATagtacgccaccgagacaggcTTAAGTAATTCACTTTTAGAGTTACGCAGAGACTGGTACAATTATAGTCTGCaagttctattaaaaataatgtcatgcACTATgtttacacaaacaaaaaacccattgtttaaaattttcaaacatattgaaaacatattatattatcaatacttaaattaacataatgtaagAAGATATTCTATAATACCAATTATATTTACGTAACATCGCTCTtcgttaatatatttgaaagtcTAAGCGTCATGTAAAGGGCATTCATCAAGTTTGgaccaaaaattataacaattatattactgTTCAATATGTCTAGTGAATTAACGCAACTCCAGAGAAAGCGTGGCTGCGTGTGATATATGTGTCCTTGATGAGCTACGGTAAGCTACATGGGGCAGTTTCTATGTGGCgccttttttttaatgtttgaatgacaagagtttgccgttcgcctgatgataagcgatacgaccgcccataaacagtagaaacaccatccaacgccttgaattacaaagtattgtttggtattccactgcgctcgccatcctgagacatgagattattatgtcctgtagttacactggctgcaatgtccttcaaaccggaccacaacagtgactacatactgcggCTTAGTGGCAGATAGAGCACGTGCTTAACACGCGACGTGCATATCACACCCA includes the following:
- the LOC115442393 gene encoding GPN-loop GTPase 3; protein product: MRYAQLVVGPAGSGKSTYCSTIVKHANDSKRIVEVVNLDPAAEHFDYEPLVDIRELIHLDDAMEDEELQFGPNGGLVFCIETLLENCDWLEEQLGDVDDDYILFDCPGQIELYTHLPVMRKLVDQLQRWNFRICVVFMVDSQFMIDGAKFLSGTMAALSVMVNLELPHVNILTKMDLLTKTARNQIDSYLDPDPHILLTDMRNAKSKWHEKYAKLTEAIGQVIENFSLVRFYPLNIKDEESIDNILLTIDNIIQYGEGCGCQDTRL